A portion of the Hydractinia symbiolongicarpus strain clone_291-10 chromosome 10, HSymV2.1, whole genome shotgun sequence genome contains these proteins:
- the LOC130662653 gene encoding 26S proteasome non-ATPase regulatory subunit 5-like codes for MAALSGEEGEMSSSCDVLVEQFNSCSASKETLADSLGKLRAVSTGDIKRFNIISTQINVELLLSIITEYSSTSDSGIVGDACNLLTKIFGNMSASNVLQKYGTYVISSLSLKCVEFQNLCLQQIARLAEEDEHFSEFLSNPDLIIVTIKYLGEDDLGVAGISRKILNLLFCHNENLEWLFSNHFIELFKEISQRNSIVQFRIFEVFVDFVLKYPEHVETCRSAGIFDGLISILMNSGDILSQLNALEQLSRVAMSGLQGLRYVEEKSIMTWVEKTIISNGPMVGLLLPGAVKFFGVVAQADPLRVIPKYENTTNSLFENIVSEDPSIRCLCAETIAFIGAKPEGLKILNSNPDRLKRCVQVMAKMIMNPGEDDYIRNRTAGCLSSMFNHSNQDVEVSMVCEKLFRQIDQHPISYLFKLAQQPFSELRYCSLKLLAAVSRYSWAEQDFVLCAGFLEYLLNRKTETEKQGHELKYEIIKNLSLSQTSKDNLGIDYYEQLVKYTKQGQFYSESHVEVSYEQGD; via the exons atggcAGCGTTGAGCGGTGAAGAAGGAGAAATGTCATCCTCGTGTGATGTTTTGGTTGAACAGTTTAACTCGTGCTCAGCTAGTAAAGAAACTTTAGCCGATAGTTTGGGCAAGTTAAGAGCAGTATCTACAGGAGATATTAAAAGGTTTAATATTATTTCTACACAGATTAATGTCGAACTGCTTCTATCGATTATTACAGAATATTCTTCAACATCCGACTCTGGAATTGTTGGCGATGCTTGCAATCTCTTGACAAAGATTTTTGGAAATATGTCAGCGTCCAATGTTTTGCAGAAATATGGGACATATGTTATCTCAAGTCTTTCTTTAAAATGTGTAGAATTTCAAAACCTCTGCTTGCAACAAATTGCCCGCTTGGCAGAAGAAGATGAGCATTTTTCTGAGTTTTTGTCAAACCCTGATTTAATCATTGTAACTATCAAATATTTAGGTGAAGATGATCTAGGTGTGGCAGGTATCTCAAGAAAGATTCTGAATTTATTGTTTTGCCATAATGAAAATTTAGAATGGTTATTTTCCAATCATTTTATTGAATTATTTAAAGAGATATCCCAAAGGAATTCAATCGTGCAATTTAGAATTTTTGAGGTTTTTGTAGACTTTGTGTTAAAGTATCCTGAGCATGTTGAAACTTGCAGAAGTGCTGGAATATTTGATGGTCTTATTTCAATTCTAATGAACTCTGGTGATATTTTATCACAGCTGAATGCACTTGAACAGTTATCAAGGGTTGCAATGTCTGGTCTGCAAGGTCTGAGGTATGTTGAAGAGAAATCAATTATGACATGGGTGGAAAAAACCATTATTTCCAATGGCCCTATGGTTGGATTGTTGCTTCCAG ggGCTGTTAAATTCTTTGGTGTGGTTGCTCAAGCAGATCCATTACGTGTTATCCCTAAATATGAAAACACAACCAATTCAttatttgaaaatattgttAGTGAAGATCCTTCAATAAGATGTCTTTGTGCTGAAACAATTGCCTTCATTGGTGCTAAACCTGAAGGACTTAAGATTTTAAATTCAAATCCAGATCGCTTAAAGAGGTGTGTACAAGTCATGGCAAAAATGATAATGAATCCCGGTGAAGATGATTACATACGTAATCGTACTGCAGGATGTCTAAGTTCTATGTTCAATCACAGTAACCAAGATGTTGAAGTTTCTATGGTTTGTGAGAAGTTATTTAGACAAATTGATCAACACCCTATTTCATATCTTTTCAAGCTAGCTCAACAACCTTTTAGTGAATTAAGATACTGTAGCTTAAAATTACTTGCCGCTGTCTCAAGATATAGTTGGGCTGAACAAGATTTTGTTCTATGTGCAG gatttttagaatatttactAAACCGGAAAACAGAAACTGAAAAGCAAGGTCATGAGTTAAAGTACGAAATTATAAAGAATCTATCACTATCGCAAACATCAAAGGATAATTTGGGCATTGATTATTATGAACAGTTAGTAAAGTACACCAAACAAGGGCAGTTTTATTCAGAAAGTCACGTCGAAGTATCATATGAACAGGGAGATTAA
- the LOC130662657 gene encoding ras-related protein Rab-13-like isoform X3, translating into MKRFDRRLRAKTFSGIPSEALQRGLLQVPAHEDGGDSSQCSSPETGPEPEQRIVEHKERKKQKKKKNRQPRIIKSPPECGIPHYTEEEIMRAKEISGKLYKSPYYDTPKSPTTLSPTAKLDKSSSFKKKAKPEYLERLAREHAENKENKRAERVKECNIVLLGDLGVGKTALAVRFVTRRYLHEYDPKLERNYEKNIQSSGEEVNVRLLDTVGKSWENYTEQAHGFIVMYSITSTHTATNAHNIVNSIRSSRNSLMKNIPILLVGNKCELEHARKVPREHPEKFALSNGCAFKEVSIACTINVDGIVKSVVKRIQAQEGGRTTPGLTPDGNGAHKTSLSRKPSNAKHIMKNFLKKKEKS; encoded by the exons ATGAAACGTTTCGACAGAAGATTGCGCGCCAAAACATTCAGTGGCATACCTAGTGAAGCATTGCAACGAGGTCTTTTGCAG GTGCCAGCTCACGAAGATGGTGGAGACAGCTCCCAATGTTCATCACCAGAGACTGGGCCTGAACCAGAACAAAGAATTGTGGAACATAAAGAACGGAAGaagcagaaaaagaaaaagaaccgACAACCGAGAATCATAAAATCTCCTCCGGAGTGTGGAATTCCGCATTATACAGAAGAAGAAATAATGAGAGCGAAGGAAATCTCGGGCAAATTATACAAAAGCCCCTACTACGACACGCCAAAGAGCCCAACTACACTTTCCCCTACGGCGAAGCTAGATAAATCATCCAGTTTTAAGAAGAAAGCAAAACCCGAATATTTGGAACGACTGGCACGTGAACAtgctgaaaataaagaaaacaaacgaGCCGAGCGAGTGAAAGAATGCAATATCGTACTACTAGGTGATCTTGGAGTTGGCAAAACAG CACTGGCTGTTCGCTTTGTCACGAGGAGATATCTACATGAATACGACCCGAAACTTG aacgaaattacgaaaaaaatattcaatcaAGCGGAGAAGAAGTCAACGTGCGGTTGTTGGATACTGTTGGGAAA AGCTGGGAAAATTATACAGAACAAGCACATGGCTTCATTGTTATGTATTCGATAACCTCCACACATACCGCGACGAACGCGCATAACATTGTCAACTCGATACGTTCGTCTCGAAACTCACTTATGAAAAACATACCCATATTATTAGTTGGAAATAAATGCGAACTGGAGCATGCGAGAAAAGTACCTCGTGAACATCCAGAGAAGTTTGCCCTTAGCAACGGCTGTGCTTTCAAGGAGGTGTCGATAGCATGTACAATAAACGTGGACGGTATTGTGAAATCTGTTGTGAAGCGTATACAAGCGCAAGAGGGCGGGCGAACCACGCCCGGGTTAACGCCCGATGGAAATGGTGCACATAAAACAAGTTTGTCAAGGAAACCAAGTAACGCCAAACATAtaatgaaaaactttttaaagaagaaagaaaagtcttga
- the LOC130662660 gene encoding ATP synthase subunit C lysine N-methyltransferase-like: MSTRNDEKSIFLEQTTNHKESKSKIGLFGLALTGGLAAGLTIITASFVSPAFRRVCLPYVPATQKQITNVLKLCKQHGGGRRTTLVDLGSGDGRIAFAAARNGYQATGYELNIWLVVYSKLYARFSGLSKMTSFQRRDLWKVDLRDFDNIVIFGVADMMDDLSLKLENEMKENTRVVACRFEVKRWTPVEEVEDGVDSAWLYTKSSFSK, encoded by the coding sequence ATGTCAACACGTAATGATGAGAAATCTATTTTTTTGGAACAAACGACCAACCACAAAGAAAGCAAATCGAAAATCGGATTGTTTGGGTTAGCTCTTACTGGTGGTTTGGCTGCTGGTTTGACCATTATTACTGCTTCGTTTGTGAGTCCGGCGTTTCGACGTGTTTGCTTACCATATGTTCCTGCAACACagaaacaaatcactaacgtgttGAAGTTATGCAAACAACACGGTGGAGGGAGAAGAACAACACTTGTAGATCTTGGAAGTGGCGATGGTAGGATAGCGTTTGCAGCTGCCAGAAATGGTTACCAAGCAACAGGCTACGAGTTAAATATTTGGCTTGTGGTATATTCAAAGTTGTATGCACGCTTTAGCGGTTTGAGTAAAATGACTTCTTTTCAGAGGCGGGATTTGTGGAAAGTTGATTTGAGAGATTTTGATAATATTGTAATATTCGGTGTGGCTGATATGATGGACGATCTAAGTTTAAAACTTGAGAATGAAATGAAAGAAAATACACGTGTCGTTGCGTGTAGGTTCGAAGTGAAAAGATGGACACCCGTGGAGGAGGTCGAAGATGGTGTCGATAGTGCATGGTTGTACACTAAAAGtagtttttcaaagtaa
- the LOC130662657 gene encoding ras-related protein Rab-13-like isoform X2, with protein sequence MRESVTASSFNFTEMRKSSKEYRKNDDVPAHEDGGDSSQCSSPETGPEPEQRIVEHKERKKQKKKKNRQPRIIKSPPECGIPHYTEEEIMRAKEISGKLYKSPYYDTPKSPTTLSPTAKLDKSSSFKKKAKPEYLERLAREHAENKENKRAERVKECNIVLLGDLGVGKTALAVRFVTRRYLHEYDPKLERNYEKNIQSSGEEVNVRLLDTVGKSWENYTEQAHGFIVMYSITSTHTATNAHNIVNSIRSSRNSLMKNIPILLVGNKCELEHARKVPREHPEKFALSNGCAFKEVSIACTINVDGIVKSVVKRIQAQEGGRTTPGLTPDGNGAHKTSLSRKPSNAKHIMKNFLKKKEKS encoded by the exons ATGAGGGAGAGTGTGACGGCTTCATCATTTAACTTTACAGAGATGAGGAAATCTTCCAAAGAATATCGCAAAAATGACGAt GTGCCAGCTCACGAAGATGGTGGAGACAGCTCCCAATGTTCATCACCAGAGACTGGGCCTGAACCAGAACAAAGAATTGTGGAACATAAAGAACGGAAGaagcagaaaaagaaaaagaaccgACAACCGAGAATCATAAAATCTCCTCCGGAGTGTGGAATTCCGCATTATACAGAAGAAGAAATAATGAGAGCGAAGGAAATCTCGGGCAAATTATACAAAAGCCCCTACTACGACACGCCAAAGAGCCCAACTACACTTTCCCCTACGGCGAAGCTAGATAAATCATCCAGTTTTAAGAAGAAAGCAAAACCCGAATATTTGGAACGACTGGCACGTGAACAtgctgaaaataaagaaaacaaacgaGCCGAGCGAGTGAAAGAATGCAATATCGTACTACTAGGTGATCTTGGAGTTGGCAAAACAG CACTGGCTGTTCGCTTTGTCACGAGGAGATATCTACATGAATACGACCCGAAACTTG aacgaaattacgaaaaaaatattcaatcaAGCGGAGAAGAAGTCAACGTGCGGTTGTTGGATACTGTTGGGAAA AGCTGGGAAAATTATACAGAACAAGCACATGGCTTCATTGTTATGTATTCGATAACCTCCACACATACCGCGACGAACGCGCATAACATTGTCAACTCGATACGTTCGTCTCGAAACTCACTTATGAAAAACATACCCATATTATTAGTTGGAAATAAATGCGAACTGGAGCATGCGAGAAAAGTACCTCGTGAACATCCAGAGAAGTTTGCCCTTAGCAACGGCTGTGCTTTCAAGGAGGTGTCGATAGCATGTACAATAAACGTGGACGGTATTGTGAAATCTGTTGTGAAGCGTATACAAGCGCAAGAGGGCGGGCGAACCACGCCCGGGTTAACGCCCGATGGAAATGGTGCACATAAAACAAGTTTGTCAAGGAAACCAAGTAACGCCAAACATAtaatgaaaaactttttaaagaagaaagaaaagtcttga
- the LOC130662657 gene encoding ras-related protein Rab-13-like isoform X1, producing MFKGQNHLGKPRSNSMVHLDHHLSRQRSSSMYEMVPAHEDGGDSSQCSSPETGPEPEQRIVEHKERKKQKKKKNRQPRIIKSPPECGIPHYTEEEIMRAKEISGKLYKSPYYDTPKSPTTLSPTAKLDKSSSFKKKAKPEYLERLAREHAENKENKRAERVKECNIVLLGDLGVGKTALAVRFVTRRYLHEYDPKLERNYEKNIQSSGEEVNVRLLDTVGKSWENYTEQAHGFIVMYSITSTHTATNAHNIVNSIRSSRNSLMKNIPILLVGNKCELEHARKVPREHPEKFALSNGCAFKEVSIACTINVDGIVKSVVKRIQAQEGGRTTPGLTPDGNGAHKTSLSRKPSNAKHIMKNFLKKKEKS from the exons GTGCCAGCTCACGAAGATGGTGGAGACAGCTCCCAATGTTCATCACCAGAGACTGGGCCTGAACCAGAACAAAGAATTGTGGAACATAAAGAACGGAAGaagcagaaaaagaaaaagaaccgACAACCGAGAATCATAAAATCTCCTCCGGAGTGTGGAATTCCGCATTATACAGAAGAAGAAATAATGAGAGCGAAGGAAATCTCGGGCAAATTATACAAAAGCCCCTACTACGACACGCCAAAGAGCCCAACTACACTTTCCCCTACGGCGAAGCTAGATAAATCATCCAGTTTTAAGAAGAAAGCAAAACCCGAATATTTGGAACGACTGGCACGTGAACAtgctgaaaataaagaaaacaaacgaGCCGAGCGAGTGAAAGAATGCAATATCGTACTACTAGGTGATCTTGGAGTTGGCAAAACAG CACTGGCTGTTCGCTTTGTCACGAGGAGATATCTACATGAATACGACCCGAAACTTG aacgaaattacgaaaaaaatattcaatcaAGCGGAGAAGAAGTCAACGTGCGGTTGTTGGATACTGTTGGGAAA AGCTGGGAAAATTATACAGAACAAGCACATGGCTTCATTGTTATGTATTCGATAACCTCCACACATACCGCGACGAACGCGCATAACATTGTCAACTCGATACGTTCGTCTCGAAACTCACTTATGAAAAACATACCCATATTATTAGTTGGAAATAAATGCGAACTGGAGCATGCGAGAAAAGTACCTCGTGAACATCCAGAGAAGTTTGCCCTTAGCAACGGCTGTGCTTTCAAGGAGGTGTCGATAGCATGTACAATAAACGTGGACGGTATTGTGAAATCTGTTGTGAAGCGTATACAAGCGCAAGAGGGCGGGCGAACCACGCCCGGGTTAACGCCCGATGGAAATGGTGCACATAAAACAAGTTTGTCAAGGAAACCAAGTAACGCCAAACATAtaatgaaaaactttttaaagaagaaagaaaagtcttga
- the LOC130662656 gene encoding uncharacterized protein LOC130662656: MKQAEQMLDNLTLCEQPLDIPGNFRAKQRRSKHDDSKLVFPVRKQPESYKTHYSLYFKSKPKARPSSPRPCSPTRRNNPHPSKNFLNWRIPTRVFDYGKEKQANLTFLKSNIEDTYQTFYDDYCGTTRKRNCDINPKMLMEMAKTYGSESRKREKKRRGIELTLNDEEQRGKITLPKLLRKSWSPDLAFFGLPKTSKSKKYGQISPLTHHKDGFQPLFQSWYDAASKDQAEEKDVENAKQHFIQETLSKALNPDAIEAIENWLLNANDEEREIAVQFIKAIILASVENSSTTVKPVTTHHHHHMKKACEVCKKQELETALKQMQSKAREVPAVTELLNPLHPAVLEQKKECRRVFGNVPRKLHRPRNNANRGSLFCTSKKAKGRHFTIHPEWH, encoded by the exons atgaaacaagcggaacaAATGTTGGATAACTTAACTTTGTGCGAACAGCCCCTTGATATTCCTGGAAACTTTCGCGCGAAACAAAGAAGATCTAAACATGATGATTCTAAATTGGTTTTCCCTGTTCGTAAACAACCAGAATCTTATAAGACACATTACAGTCTTTACTTTAAAAGCAAACCGAAAGCAAGACCCTCTAGTCCAAGACCGTGCTCTCCAACTCGCAGAAACAACCCACATCCTTCAAAG aATTTTCTAAATTGGAGAATACCAACACGTGTGTTCGATTATGGAAAAGAGAAGCAAGCAAACTTGACTTTTTTAAAGTCAAACATCGAAGATACTTATCAAACATTTTATGATGACTATTGCGGTACAACGAGAAAAC GTAATTGTGATATCAATCCAAAAATGCTGATGGAGATGGCCAAAACGTATGGCTCAGAGTCgcgaaaaagagagaaaaaacgacggggaattgaattaactttaaaCGACGAAGAACAAAGAGGAAAAATAACTT TACCTAAACTTCTGCGCAAATCTTGGTCCCCTGACCTAGCATTCTTTGGGCTGCCAAAGACTTCAAAAAGCAAGAAATATGGACAG ATTTCACCTTTGACCCATCACAAAGACGGTTTTCAACCGCTTTTTCAATCTTGGTATGATGCTGCTTCAAAAG ACCAAGCCGAAGAAAAAGACGTGGAAAATGCAAAGCAACATTTTATTCAAGAA ACATTGTCTAAAGCTTTAAATCCAGATGCAATCGAAGCCATCGAGAATTGGCTGCTGAACGCTAATGATGAAG AACGCGAGATAGCAGTACAGTTCATCAAAGCTATCATTCTGGCATCCGTTGAGAACTCTTCTACGACAGTGAAGCCAGTCACGACACACCATCATCATCATATGAAGAAAGCATGCGAGGTGTGTAAAAAACAGGAACTTGAGACAGCTCTAAAACAGATGCAATCCAAAGCTAG GGAGGTTCCAGCTGTCACAGAGCTCTTAAATCCGCTTCATCCAGCAGTGTTAGAACAAAAAAAGGAGTGCCGTCGAGTGTTCGGGAACGTTCCACGCAAATTGCACCGTCCTCGCAATAATGCCAACAGAGGTTCCCTTTTCTGTACATCGAAGAAAGCAAAGGGAAGACATTTTACCATTCATCCCGAATGGCATTAA